The genomic region GAGGCGTTTTGCAAGGCAGAACGCGCCACTTTCGTCGGATCCACTACGCCCATTTCAAGCAGGTTGCCAAATTCGGCAGTTTGGGCGTTAAATCCGAAGTTTCCATTTTTTTCCAACACCTTGTTCAGCACCACGGACGGTTCTTCCCCTGCGTTAGCGACGATTTGGCGCAGGGGTTCCTCGAGCGCGCGCAACACGATCTTGACCCCGGCGTCCTGGTCGTGATTGTCACCTTTCACGCCATTAATGGCTGCCCGGGCGCGCAGAAAGGCCACACCACCGCCGGCGACAATGCCTTCTTCCACGGCAGCACGAGTGGCATGCAGCGCATCTTCCACGCGCGCTTTTTTCTCTTTCATCTCGACTTCAGTCGCAGCCCCAACGCGAATCACCGCTACACCCCCGGCTAACTTGGCCACC from Burkholderiales bacterium harbors:
- a CDS encoding TCP-1/cpn60 chaperonin family protein; the protein is VAKLAGGVAVIRVGAATEVEMKEKKARVEDALHATRAAVEEGIVAGGGVAFLRARAAINGVKGDNHDQDAGVKIVLRALEEPLRQIVANAGEEPSVVLNKVLEKNGNFGFNAQTAEFGNLLEMGVVDPTKVARSALQNASSVAGLILTTDAMVAELPKEEKHTHGAPGMDMDM